Part of the Acidobacteriota bacterium genome, TGGCGGCGATGAAGTCGTCGTGAGGCAGCTTGAGGGCGCGGGCCAATTGGCGGATCTTTTCGATCTCCTCGAAGGAGGTCTTGTTGACGGCGTTGGCCACTTTAAAAAGGCTGAAGAGGAAGCGGCGGCGCTCGTCGTGATCGGTCAGTTCAAAGAAGGTGCGGGTGAGGCGGAATTGGTCGAGTCCGCGGACGGCCCGGTCGACGCTGATCTCGGCCACCAATTCGGCGGCTGCCGGCGAAATGTCCCACTGGCGGCGCAGCACCTGGCGCAACTTCTCCATTTCGGGCTCATCGATCTCGGAATCGGTCAGAGCCACCTGAGCCAGCATTCCCCCCGCCAGGCAGAGCTTGCGCTGCTCGTCCTCGGGCAGGTCGATGGTGACGTCGTCGCGGGCTTCCACTTCGGACACCAGTTGAAAGTAGATCTTGTTGCGGATGAAGTCGTCCAGACGCTCTTCCCGGGCCGGACTCTGCTCCACGATGTCGGAGCGGCGCGAGACGGCGCCTCCCACTAGCGATGAAAGGAGGCCGCCCAGCCCCGTTCCCTTAGCCTCGACCGCCTCCTCGATCCGTTGCAAGGCCTGCCGTTCGCTTTCGTGGACCTTGCCGTCGCTTTCCACCAGCCGGCGCAGGGTTCCCACCACCAAGCTCTTGTCGCGCTTGGTGACCACCTTGGCCAGAACCTCTTCCAGCAGCCGTTGCCGTTCCGCCTCGTGGACCGGAGAGTCCATGTAGGCTTCCAGCATGGTCCACTCTTCTTCGCTGACGTCGCCCCAGGAATAGATAAGGTCTTTGAGGACATTGACCTCGGAGGCTTTGAGCTCTCCGTCCACCCAGGCCGTGGCGATAACCAGCTTGGCCAAACTCATCACAAGGTGTCTGCTCGCCATGATCGATAGATTTTACCAGCCCGACACCCCTCAGTTCACCACCCGCAGCCAAGAATGGACCACGACCTCACTCGCCCACCAGTTGGAAGGACGGCACGGGGATGGTCTGGGGGGATTGCGGGAGGTAGCTGATGCGCCGGGTTGAGTTGCCGTTGGAACCACTGGCGTGGGAAGGCTCCGCAATCGAGAGGCGGACGGGAAAATCGATGTCTCCGTAGCGGACGCTCCACCCCAGCAGTTTCTGCCCTTCCCTGAGGCCGGCCTGGTAAGCCCGCGAGGCGGGATTGACGCCGAGAACCTGACGGGCCGTTATGGAGGCCTGGATGTCGAATCCGGGATCGTAATGTCCCAACTGGCGCGTGCGCAGAACCAGTTCGGGCGCTCCCAGGTCTGAGGGCACCTCGGGCATGCGTCCCTCCACAATGACCTGGCGCAGGCGGGCGGCGAACTGGGGAGATGTGGCCTGCGCGAAATACTCCAGCAGATCTTCGATGCCCACCTGCTCCTGTTCCTGCACGAAGCGGCGGACGATTTCGCGCATCAGGTCATCGAGGCTGCGGGTGCCGCCCGAGATCCGCCGGATCTCGTGATCGAGCAGCATGGCCACCACGTCGCCGCGGAGGTAAGGCAGGTCCTTGATCTGTGAATCCGTCCAGAAGTCTTCGGCAATGCGCGCGTTGGGCTGGCGGTTGACGGGACTGAGCCAGTAAGCCGCGAAACGGCGGGAGAGCGATTGAGCATACTGCTGCTGGCTCAGGAACCCTCCCCGGTAGAGCAGGCGGCGGGCGTAGAAGTCGGTGAATCCCTCCGAGAACCAATAGATGAGCTGCTCGGGTTCCTCGCGGGCGATCTTGCCCCCATTCCAGTTGTGGAAGATCTCGTGAGCCAGCAACTGCTGCATGCGCTGCCGGCCCTCGGCGCCGGCATCCATCTCCAGTCCCGGGTAGACCCAGAGCGCAAAGGAATCGGATAGGCCGGTTCCGCCCATGTTGCCGCCGTTGTCCCGTCCCGCCGGCAGCAAGGAGACGAGGAAGTAGTCCTGGCTGTGGTCGTCGAAGAAGTCGCGCTCCATCTCGATGATGCGCGAGACCAATTGGACAAAGTCGCCGTCCTCGAACTTCCACTCTCCGTAGACAGCGATCTGAACCAGGTTTTCTTGGATGAAACGGGGATGCAGCCGCAGCTTGCCGGCCAGGAAGATGGAGTTGATGAAGCGCCCTAACCCGGTACGCACCTGAAACTGGTTGAGCGAACTGAACGACGATACCGTCTTCCATCCCTTCTCGCGGAATCCTTCCCAGCGCACCGAGAAACGGCAAGTCCTGCCCTTGTCGATATGTTCGGGATAGAGCATCCCCACGTGGCCGATCATCTGGAACAGATCGTCCAGAAGCAGAACCCGATAGTACTGAGAGGGACGATCTCCGATAACGCGTTGGGGCGGATCGAGGTGGTAGAGGAGTTGAATCCTTTCGTTGCGCCGGTGAATGACCTCCCAGCCGTGGGAACGGCTGCGAAAGGCTTCCAGAGGCCGTCCATCGCCCCCGCGGGCCCGCACGCCGGTGACCGAATCGCGGGCGTCCTCGACGGCGGCCCAGGACTCTTCCAGCAGAAAGACGGTCTTGATGCGGTCACGGGTATCGACCGTCAGGGCGACTTCCACCGCCTCGGGTCCCGAGTCGGCCGACGGGCCCGGCACCAGCCTCAGCACCACCTCGATCTCTTCTTCCGGCAGCACCTCGGAAGTGCCGGCTCCGCAGCCGGCCAAGGCCTGCAAAAGCAGCAGCCACAGCAGCACCCGCCAGTCAACCCTCGTCAGGGCTCCCGCCTTCAAGGTCTTTCGCCGCATGCACACTATTGTACCCGCTACACCATACCGATTGGGGCTAGCCTGACAAATGGCAGGCCGGCACCGAGCAGACCTGTGTTTTTCGACGTGGGTGACCGCCTGAAGGTTCACCTAGGACACGCTTCAGAGGTAGCTCCAAAGCAGGGCCAGAAGGCCGGTCATCAGGCAGTAGCCGGCCATGGGAAGGATGGTCTTGCGGATGAGGTGGCCTTCGCGGCCCAGCAGTCCCACGGTGGCCGAAGCCGCCACTACGTTGTGGACGGTGATCATGTTGCCGGCGGCTCCCCCCACGGCCTGGGCCGCCACCACGATCTCGGGCGAGAGGCCCACCTGGCGGGCGGTGGCGAACTGGAAGAGGGAGAACATCAGGTTGGAGACGGTGTTCGACCCGGCGGCGAAGGCGCCCAGGGCGCCGATCCAGGGAGCGAAAAGCGGCCACAGTCCGCCGGCGATGGCGGCCACGTACTGGGCCAGGGTGAGGGGCATGCTCTGCAGTCCGGACAGGTTGTGCTCAAGGCCCGACTCGATGAAGACCCGCACCATGGGCAGGGCGAAGAGCAGGGCCACGCCGGCGCCGCTGATCTGTCCCAACGAGGTCTTCCAGGAGGCCGCCACCGACGATGCTTTCATGCCATGCAGCAGGTAGGTGATCAGGCAGGTCAGGATGAAGAGGAAGCCGGGAATGTAGAAGGGCTGAATCTGCTGTCCGATGCCGGTGCCGAAGATGTCGGTGGGTCCCAGGCGGATGCCGGACAGGAATCCCTGCAAGCCCAGGGCGGGAATGCGGGTCAGGACCAGCAGCGCTGCGATGACGGCATAGGGCGTCCAGGCGCGGGCGATGGACATGTTGGACCTGAGGCGCACGTTGCCCGGGCGCAGCGCCCCCATCCAGTCGCGGGGCCACTCCTGCTGGGGGGCGAAGTCCCAGGTGGCGGCAGGAGTCAGCCAGCGGCGCCGGGCCGCCGTCGCCACCAGCGTCATGGCCACGGCGCTGCCGAGCAAGGAGGGGAACTCGGGTCCCAAGAGCCAGGCGAAAAGCAGGTAGGGCAGCGTGAAGGAGAAGGCCGCCAGCAGAGCGAAAGGCCAGGCTTGCAGTCCCTCGCGGAAGGAACGCCGGGCTCCGTAGAAGCGGGTCAGGAAGGCGCACAGAACCAGGGGAATGAAGGTTCCGGCTGCCGCGTGCAGCAGGGCTACGCGCAATCCGATGCTTTCCAGGTAGGGACGGAAGGCGGTGCCGGATTCCGCCAGGTACTGACGCACGACTTCGCTGTCGAGTCCGCCGGCCACGCCCACCAGGATAGGCGTCCCCACGGCGCCGAAGCTGACGGGCGTGCTCTGGATGATGAGTCCCACCATGACCGCCGCCATGGCGGGGAATCCCAGCGCCAGCAGCAGGGGTGCCGCTACGGCGGCGGGCGCCCCGAATCCGGCCGCTCCCTCGATAAAGCTGCCGAAAAGCCACCCGATCAGGATCGCCTGCACCCGCCGGTCTGGGCTGATCTGGGTGAATCCCTCCCGAATGCGCACCACCGCCCCGCTCTCGTTCAGAGTGGCCAGCAGGAGCATGGCTCCGAAGACGATGTAGAGCAGCGAAAGGGCCAGGATCAGCCCCTGAAGGCTGGCCGCCGCCAGCACTTCGCCTTTGACTTCCCACACCTGCCAGGCAATCAGCAGCGTGACCAGGTAGGCGACGGGCATGGTGCGCTTGGCGCTCCAGCGCAACCCTACCAGCAGCACCCCCACCGTCAAGATGGGCGAAAACGCCAACAGCGCCGAAAAGATATTGACCTGCAAAAATCCTCCCCGGTGTCGCCCTCCTTCGCCAAGGCTATGGAGGACAGGCAGCGTCTGTGTTGAAGTCGAGTCCGGGCTCGCTCAATGGAAGCCATCCGTTAGCTCAGCCTCCGTGTCGAAAGCCGAGTCCGGGCTCGCTCGACGGAAGCCATCCGTTAGTTCAGCCTCCGTGTCGAAGGTCGAGTCCGGGCTCGCTCAATGGAAGCCATCCGTTCCTTCAGCCTCCGTGTCGAAAGCCGAGTCCGGGCTCGCTCGACGGAAGTCATCCGTTAGCTCAGCCTCCGTGTTGAAGTCAAGTCCGGGCTCGCTCAACGGAAGCCATCCGTTAGTTCAGCCTCCGTGTTGAAGGTCGAGTCCGGGCTCGCTGTAAGCGAGCGATTCGCCAGCCCAGGGTGGAGCCCGCCGCAAGCGAAGTGCGGCAAGGGCGCAACCCTGGGTCGCGCGTCCTAAAGATGCACCCTGAAAGGGTGCGATAACGGCGAGGCCGCTCGGTTGCGCCAACTTTCCTACAGGCCCGCCAGCTTCCACTTCTCGATGGTGGTGCGGACCAGCTTCTCCACCTTGTCCAGCACCTTGGAGTAAAACCTGTCGGCCTTGTCCTTGTCGAAGTCGGGATACCCTTCTTCAGGCTGGTAGAGGATGATGGAAGACGGAAAAGGATAGGCCGATGCGCCGTCCTGACGCCACCAGGCCTGCTGCGGGTCGTAGAGCTCCTCGCGCACGTACTCAGGGGTGGTGGCCAGCACGGCGGCGTTTTCGTTGACGCCCGAATGCCCGCCGTCGGTGCCGTAAACTTCCTTGGTCACGTCGGCCGTGTAGGACCACCAATTGAAGACCAGCGTGCGCACGCCCGTTTCCTCCGACAACTCGGCGGCGGCCTCGCTGAGGGGCCCGAAGTTGGGACCGTGGCCGTTGATGACGATGATGTTACGGAAACCGGTGCGTTGAAGACCGGCCATGACCTCCTTGCAGTAGGCCTTGAAGACCGGCTCCGAGATCTTGAAGGTACCCGGAAAGGCCGATAAGGAAGTGGTTACCCCGTAGGCGATGACCGGCGCGTACATGGCGTTCAGACGAGGTGCCAGGTCCCGCGCCATGGCTGCGGGGACGGTATTGTCAGCCCCGTTGTTGACAACCCCGTGGGCCTCCAGCGTCCCCACCGGCAGCAGCACGGTGTCGATCCGATCGGGCACCCATTGGGCAAAGTCCATCCAATTAATGGCGTCCAGGTCGCGGAAAGGTGGTTCAGCACCCTCTGCTGTCCCTCCCTGAGCCGCCAAACCGGAAAGCAGGCACAAACAGACAAGTGTGATTCGCAAAAGCATCCCTGAATTGTAGCGCCTGCAACGTCCGTCCGAAAGCGGAAGCGGCACTGCTGGGGATTCTGGGGCTAGCTTCATTCGCCTTCAACGGACATGACTTCTACAATGCCGCACCACTTTCTCGTCAAGCTGTCCTCTCTCTCGGTCCAGAAGCGGAACGACCCGTACAATAATTCACAAGCTCCGACAGGTGGGTTGAGCTGGGGCAGGCGAT contains:
- a CDS encoding TerB family tellurite resistance protein, coding for MSLAKLVIATAWVDGELKASEVNVLKDLIYSWGDVSEEEWTMLEAYMDSPVHEAERQRLLEEVLAKVVTKRDKSLVVGTLRRLVESDGKVHESERQALQRIEEAVEAKGTGLGGLLSSLVGGAVSRRSDIVEQSPAREERLDDFIRNKIYFQLVSEVEARDDVTIDLPEDEQRKLCLAGGMLAQVALTDSEIDEPEMEKLRQVLRRQWDISPAAAELVAEISVDRAVRGLDQFRLTRTFFELTDHDERRRFLFSLFKVANAVNKTSFEEIEKIRQLARALKLPHDDFIAAKLSINSEDRHGL
- a CDS encoding L-lactate permease; amino-acid sequence: MQVNIFSALLAFSPILTVGVLLVGLRWSAKRTMPVAYLVTLLIAWQVWEVKGEVLAAASLQGLILALSLLYIVFGAMLLLATLNESGAVVRIREGFTQISPDRRVQAILIGWLFGSFIEGAAGFGAPAAVAAPLLLALGFPAMAAVMVGLIIQSTPVSFGAVGTPILVGVAGGLDSEVVRQYLAESGTAFRPYLESIGLRVALLHAAAGTFIPLVLCAFLTRFYGARRSFREGLQAWPFALLAAFSFTLPYLLFAWLLGPEFPSLLGSAVAMTLVATAARRRWLTPAATWDFAPQQEWPRDWMGALRPGNVRLRSNMSIARAWTPYAVIAALLVLTRIPALGLQGFLSGIRLGPTDIFGTGIGQQIQPFYIPGFLFILTCLITYLLHGMKASSVAASWKTSLGQISGAGVALLFALPMVRVFIESGLEHNLSGLQSMPLTLAQYVAAIAGGLWPLFAPWIGALGAFAAGSNTVSNLMFSLFQFATARQVGLSPEIVVAAQAVGGAAGNMITVHNVVAASATVGLLGREGHLIRKTILPMAGYCLMTGLLALLWSYL
- a CDS encoding creatininase family protein, coding for MLLRITLVCLCLLSGLAAQGGTAEGAEPPFRDLDAINWMDFAQWVPDRIDTVLLPVGTLEAHGVVNNGADNTVPAAMARDLAPRLNAMYAPVIAYGVTTSLSAFPGTFKISEPVFKAYCKEVMAGLQRTGFRNIIVINGHGPNFGPLSEAAAELSEETGVRTLVFNWWSYTADVTKEVYGTDGGHSGVNENAAVLATTPEYVREELYDPQQAWWRQDGASAYPFPSSIILYQPEEGYPDFDKDKADRFYSKVLDKVEKLVRTTIEKWKLAGL